One genomic segment of Paenibacillus xylanexedens includes these proteins:
- a CDS encoding xanthine phosphoribosyltransferase: MQLLKDKVRQEGIVLSEQVLKVDSFLNHQMDPVLMKEVGKEFIRRFEGENITRVLTIESSGIAPGIMTALELNVPLIFARKQKSLTLTEDILVEKVYSFTKQETNEITVAKKFMKPGDRVLIIDDFLANGEAAFGLARIVEQVGAEVVGIGIVIEKAFQPGGRLLKEAGYRVESLVRIGALSDGQVTFADEEGTN, from the coding sequence ATGCAATTGTTAAAAGACAAGGTGAGACAGGAAGGTATTGTCCTGTCCGAGCAAGTACTCAAAGTGGATTCATTCCTGAACCACCAGATGGACCCGGTTTTGATGAAGGAAGTGGGCAAGGAGTTCATTCGCCGCTTTGAAGGCGAGAATATTACTCGCGTGCTGACGATTGAGTCGTCAGGGATCGCCCCAGGTATCATGACTGCGTTGGAGCTGAACGTGCCGCTGATCTTTGCACGGAAGCAGAAGTCGCTCACACTGACGGAAGACATTCTGGTAGAGAAGGTCTACTCCTTCACGAAGCAAGAGACCAATGAAATTACCGTTGCCAAGAAGTTCATGAAGCCTGGTGATCGCGTGCTGATCATTGATGATTTTCTGGCGAATGGCGAAGCAGCATTTGGTCTGGCTCGCATTGTGGAGCAGGTTGGAGCCGAAGTGGTGGGTATCGGTATTGTTATTGAAAAAGCATTCCAGCCGGGAGGTCGCTTGCTGAAAGAAGCAGGATACCGTGTGGAATCATTGGTTCGCATCGGGGCACTGTCGGATGGACAGGTTACATTTGCGGACGAGGAGGGCACGAACTAA
- a CDS encoding nucleobase:cation symporter-2 family protein — MARERIFQRHRHPIKTFSLGLQHVLAMYAGAVVVPLIVSNALGFTQEQLTYLIAIDLLACGVATLLQVWGNKYFGVGLPVMLGCAFQAVSPMILIGMNSGVSAIYGAIIASGLFVLIFSGIFGKLIRLFPPVVTGSVVTIIGLTLIPVAFHDLGGGQGSEDFGSGVNLMLGFGVLLFIILMTRFTTGFIRSISVLIGLLVGTIAAGFMGEVNFAPIRDASWFHVVQPFYFGRPTFEIVPILTMILVAIVSVAESTGVFMALGKILDKDLSSKDLARGYRAEGLAIVLGGIFNSFPYTTYSQNVGLVQMTRVKTRDVIVVAGGILVVIGFVPKIAALAQLVPGAVLGGAMVALFGMVVSSGIRIIGSQVDLNRHENLFVIACSVGMGLGVTVVPELFAGAPAWAQIMLGNGIIAGSFTAIFMNLLFNGLGTKETAAKMAEQQADAILGETGKSA; from the coding sequence ATGGCACGCGAACGTATTTTTCAGCGTCATCGGCATCCAATCAAAACATTCTCCCTCGGACTACAGCACGTGCTTGCAATGTATGCAGGAGCTGTTGTTGTCCCATTGATCGTTAGTAATGCATTGGGTTTTACACAGGAACAACTAACCTATCTCATTGCCATTGACTTGCTCGCATGTGGTGTGGCTACATTGCTTCAGGTATGGGGAAATAAATATTTCGGCGTAGGGCTGCCTGTCATGCTCGGTTGTGCATTCCAGGCCGTGTCTCCGATGATCCTAATCGGGATGAACAGTGGAGTATCTGCCATTTACGGAGCAATTATTGCCTCAGGGCTGTTCGTATTAATCTTCTCCGGAATCTTTGGGAAGCTTATTCGGCTCTTTCCACCAGTGGTTACGGGTTCGGTGGTTACGATCATCGGTTTAACCTTGATTCCCGTTGCTTTCCACGATCTGGGCGGCGGTCAGGGATCAGAAGATTTCGGCAGCGGAGTTAATCTAATGCTCGGCTTCGGCGTGCTGCTCTTTATCATTTTAATGACTCGATTCACTACAGGTTTTATCCGTTCCATCTCAGTATTGATTGGTCTACTCGTAGGTACGATTGCGGCAGGGTTTATGGGCGAGGTTAATTTTGCTCCTATTCGCGATGCAAGTTGGTTCCACGTTGTTCAGCCGTTTTACTTCGGCAGACCGACATTTGAGATTGTACCGATCCTGACGATGATTCTGGTGGCGATTGTCAGCGTGGCCGAGTCCACAGGTGTATTTATGGCTCTGGGCAAAATTCTGGACAAGGACCTGTCGTCCAAGGATCTGGCGCGCGGTTATCGCGCAGAGGGTCTAGCCATTGTGTTAGGTGGTATTTTCAACTCGTTCCCGTATACAACGTATTCGCAAAATGTAGGACTGGTACAGATGACACGTGTGAAGACACGTGATGTCATTGTTGTGGCTGGTGGAATCCTGGTGGTCATTGGATTTGTACCAAAAATTGCAGCCCTCGCACAGCTCGTTCCAGGGGCAGTACTTGGCGGAGCCATGGTGGCCTTGTTTGGCATGGTGGTATCATCAGGCATTCGGATTATCGGCAGTCAGGTTGATCTGAACCGACATGAGAATCTGTTTGTCATCGCTTGTTCTGTAGGTATGGGGCTTGGGGTTACCGTTGTACCTGAGTTGTTCGCAGGTGCACCGGCCTGGGCTCAGATTATGCTCGGTAATGGTATCATTGCAGGAAGCTTCACGGCGATCTTCATGAACCTGCTGTTCAACGGTCTGGGTACCAAGGAAACGGCTGCCAAAATGGCTGAACAACAGGCAGATGCCATCCTCGGAGAGACGGGCAAGTCAGCTTAA